CGCCAGAATTTCGTAGCACTCTTCGCCGATGAGCTCTATTAGCTCGGACTTGTGCGTGCGCCACACCGGCTCGCCACCGGTATGTGTGGCCGGCGCGCCCGTGCAGAACCATTCAAAGTCCTCGCCGCCATCGCCCCAGGCACGACGATCGTATTCGGTAATGGTCGTGCGCAGAATCTCCTGGCCGTCCGGGCGTTCCTCCCAGTCCTCCAGTCGGCGCAGCGGCACCTGCCAACACACATCCGGCTTGACCTTTACGGGGTCAATGTCGTTGGCCATCGCCCATTGGTGGATGGCACAGCCCGCACCATTGCGCCATCCGTCACGGTTGGCAAAAATGCAGGCATTCTTCACGACCTTCGTTTTCAGAGCAGGCTCAGGCTCTCCGTTTTCGTCGTCAAGCTCGTCCCACACTAACCACGGTTCCAACGGTTCGGAGGGGTCGGTTTCGTAGGTTTCAAGCCACTTCAGAGTTTGTTCGGGGCGGTTCTGCCACCACTGGGGCTCTGCGGAGTCGCCTTCCATTCGCTTTACGACGTCAATAACCCTCTCGCGGTCTTCTTCGTCGGTGATAAAGGCGCCATGGCCACAGCATCCGACATCCGCGTTCGCGGAGTCGATGCCCTGGCAAGCGGAGGTGCCGAAAGCGCATTGATAGGAGCTCATCAACCAGGTTAGGTCGCAGGTGATGATATGTTCTGGGTCCTCCGGGTGGGCGAACTCGAACCACTCGCGGGGAAAGTCATAGGCGACTTCAGCGGGAGACGGTTGCGGTCCACGACCGGGGCGGGGGTGGGGTTGATTCACACCAATACACCGTAGACCGTCTAACCTACTAAGAGTGAGATTAGGTGTATTAGATGTAGGTAGTAATACCGTCCACTTGGTGATGGTGGACGCCCGCCGGGGCGGACATCCGACTCCGATGAGCGATTCCAAGTCGACGATGAAGCTGGTCGAGTACCTGGATAAGGACAACAACCTGTCCAAGAAGGGCATTGACAAGCTGACGGGCTACGTCGCTGAATCCAAGGAATTGGTTGAGCAGATGAAGTGCGAAGAGATGATTAGCTTCGCCACTTCAGCTGTTCGCGATGCCACGAATGCGGACGAGGTTCTCGCCCACGTTGAGAAAGAAACTGGCATTAAGCTGCAGATTCTCTCCGGTGAGGATGAGGCTCGTCTGACCTTTTTGGCAGTACGGCGCTGGTACGGCTGGTCTGCTGGTCGTCTAATCAACCTGGATATCGGTGGCGGTTCTCTTGAGCTGACGTCGGGTACTGATGAAGATCCGGAGGCCGCGTACTCGCTGCTGCTCGGTGCGGGACGGTTGACCCACGAGTGGTTCGAGACCGATCCGCCGGAGCGCAAGAAGATTGACCTGCTGCGCGATTACATTGATGCTGAGCTCGCTGAGCCAGCTCGTCATCTGCGTACGCTTGGTGAGCCGGACTTGGCTGTCGCCACCTCGAAGACTTTCCGCACTCTCGCTCGCCTGACCGGTGCGGCGCCTTCCGCTGCTGGTCCCCGGGTTAAGCGCACTCTGACTGCCGCTGGTTTGCGCCAGTTGATTGCGTTTATTTCCCGCATGACGGCGGCTGACCGTGCTGAACTTGAGGGTGTTAGTGCGAATCGTTCTCACCAAATTGTCGCAGGTGCTCTCGTTGCAGAGGCTAGTATGCGAGCATTGGGATTAGAGAAGGTCGAGATTTGTCCTTGGGCGCTGCGTGAGGGCATTATCTTCCGACGACTGGACAGTGACCTATACGGAAAGGGTTGAGATGAGCGAGGAAAAGCTCACCGTTGCCGAACTGCTGGCGCGGCGGCAGAAGGAGGGAGCCCCCTCTGAACCACCGCGGCGCCGCCGTCGACGCAGCCTTGAAGAAGGCGGTGTGTCTGTTCAGGAGCTCACCGGCTCAATCCCTCGTGTAAAGGCCGACGAACCGCGACGTGGTGCTCACGCTCTTTCCAACGCA
The sequence above is drawn from the Corynebacterium jeikeium genome and encodes:
- a CDS encoding Ppx/GppA family phosphatase, translated to MVDARRGGHPTPMSDSKSTMKLVEYLDKDNNLSKKGIDKLTGYVAESKELVEQMKCEEMISFATSAVRDATNADEVLAHVEKETGIKLQILSGEDEARLTFLAVRRWYGWSAGRLINLDIGGGSLELTSGTDEDPEAAYSLLLGAGRLTHEWFETDPPERKKIDLLRDYIDAELAEPARHLRTLGEPDLAVATSKTFRTLARLTGAAPSAAGPRVKRTLTAAGLRQLIAFISRMTAADRAELEGVSANRSHQIVAGALVAEASMRALGLEKVEICPWALREGIIFRRLDSDLYGKG